Proteins found in one Chitinispirillum alkaliphilum genomic segment:
- a CDS encoding endo-1,3(4)-beta-glucanase, whose product MKNLKTASAVLIALFLFYAVPFSQIVQVGAGSYTSSPPPGMQGPTDGDNDGSPISPSITDNITGAVPTNGWGTSLVFQRNASHPHSHTMFPHPLGLETRSDGLAIGYANEHYVAIPEVAGYTHLAHAIYGLPLDLVLGVENLNSLSTKLHDYSDWTQTAAWSEGAFRVTYGHGLPFVYAETDGTPARIVAAGAPLIWHNGGNMLGITIGTRHYGIFAPSGSSWSIDDQTLTSDLGGKQYYSVAVLPDNKQTTLDLFAQHAFAFVRNTEVSWHYDMDRSIVITDFNVETEIMEGSGDQAIMALYYHQWKNSSASLTNHSYVSPRGEMKVMRGNHFSTEIPYTGILPSMPSAYEWSDSFDHSQLQSYVNEMSTLPAEVLIRRNGDTYWTGKEFGRAALLVRIADQIGDIEARDFFLHTLKERLESWFTAEPNSASEIFYHNSEWGVLLGYPSSFNAANGLNDHHFHYGYFIQGAALIAQYDREWASQENWGGMVELIIRNCVNTHRGEGFSPFLRTFDPYAGHSWASGHANFGDGNNQESSSEAINFAASVALWGTVTGNDELRDLGAYLYSTEVEAVQNYWFDVDKATFPGDYPKNAAGMIWGGKIDYATWFSAEPEMIRGINFLPVTGASNYLGHYPEYVLENYAEMEREKGGELVFWRDVLWCYLAYADPQRAAVEFESERDRYAVEEGASRAHTYHHIHNLLAMGQVDRNITADIPNFGVFDNDGEKTYVVYNHREHPVTVTFSDGLQFEIPADTLIALRSGDQVKTSLPALRQTPARLTVKGTNIIINTTQTSDIMVSFYDLRGSRVAQINKNGIQAGTHIIDAGRHTRLANGIYTVSVEAEGMQVSRRISVVR is encoded by the coding sequence ATGAAGAATTTAAAGACAGCCAGCGCTGTATTAATCGCACTGTTTCTGTTCTATGCCGTACCCTTCTCACAAATCGTACAGGTTGGAGCAGGTTCATACACCTCTTCCCCACCACCGGGCATGCAGGGACCAACCGATGGTGACAATGACGGCAGTCCGATATCACCATCAATAACCGACAATATTACAGGCGCAGTTCCAACAAACGGATGGGGTACATCGCTTGTGTTTCAACGGAATGCATCGCACCCTCATTCCCATACGATGTTTCCCCATCCTCTGGGCCTCGAAACACGATCCGACGGTTTGGCAATTGGCTATGCCAATGAGCATTACGTTGCCATTCCGGAAGTTGCGGGATATACTCATCTGGCTCACGCCATATACGGGTTGCCTCTTGATCTGGTTTTGGGTGTTGAAAACCTCAACAGCCTATCCACAAAGCTCCACGATTATTCTGACTGGACTCAGACAGCCGCCTGGAGTGAAGGTGCCTTTCGAGTAACTTACGGACACGGTTTACCTTTCGTGTATGCTGAAACGGATGGCACACCGGCGCGTATTGTTGCAGCCGGAGCTCCACTAATATGGCACAACGGTGGAAACATGCTTGGTATCACTATTGGTACCCGTCATTATGGAATTTTCGCCCCTTCAGGTTCAAGCTGGAGCATCGATGACCAGACGCTTACCTCTGATCTTGGGGGAAAGCAGTACTATTCTGTTGCTGTTCTTCCTGACAACAAACAGACTACACTTGATCTGTTTGCTCAACATGCTTTTGCTTTTGTGAGAAACACAGAAGTGTCCTGGCACTATGATATGGACAGAAGTATCGTGATAACTGATTTCAATGTTGAAACAGAGATAATGGAAGGAAGCGGGGACCAAGCCATAATGGCACTTTATTATCATCAGTGGAAAAACAGTTCTGCCTCATTAACCAACCACAGCTATGTGAGTCCCAGAGGTGAGATGAAAGTTATGAGGGGCAATCATTTCAGCACAGAAATCCCCTATACTGGTATTCTTCCCTCTATGCCCTCAGCTTATGAATGGAGTGATAGTTTTGATCATTCACAGCTTCAAAGCTATGTGAATGAAATGAGTACTCTGCCGGCAGAAGTTCTCATACGCAGAAACGGTGACACTTACTGGACAGGCAAAGAGTTTGGCCGGGCAGCACTGCTCGTAAGGATTGCAGATCAGATAGGAGATATCGAAGCACGCGACTTTTTCCTCCACACCCTAAAGGAGCGGCTTGAGAGTTGGTTTACTGCAGAGCCGAATTCCGCTTCAGAGATATTTTATCACAACAGCGAATGGGGTGTTCTTCTTGGGTATCCTTCAAGTTTCAATGCAGCAAATGGGTTAAACGATCATCATTTCCACTATGGGTATTTCATCCAGGGTGCAGCACTTATTGCCCAATATGACCGTGAATGGGCAAGTCAGGAGAACTGGGGTGGGATGGTAGAGCTGATAATCAGAAACTGTGTGAACACTCACAGAGGAGAAGGGTTTTCACCATTTCTGCGCACCTTTGATCCATATGCAGGACACAGCTGGGCCTCAGGACACGCCAATTTTGGGGATGGAAACAATCAGGAGTCTTCTTCTGAGGCGATAAACTTTGCAGCCAGTGTGGCACTCTGGGGAACGGTTACCGGCAATGATGAACTGAGGGATCTGGGTGCTTACCTTTATTCAACCGAAGTTGAAGCGGTTCAAAATTACTGGTTTGATGTTGATAAGGCTACATTTCCCGGCGATTATCCCAAAAATGCAGCAGGTATGATTTGGGGCGGAAAAATTGATTATGCTACATGGTTCAGTGCTGAGCCGGAGATGATTCGCGGGATAAATTTCCTTCCTGTGACCGGTGCATCAAACTATCTGGGTCATTACCCGGAGTATGTGTTGGAAAACTATGCAGAAATGGAGCGGGAAAAAGGGGGGGAGCTTGTGTTCTGGAGAGACGTTCTTTGGTGCTATCTTGCTTATGCAGATCCTCAGAGGGCGGCTGTTGAATTTGAGTCTGAAAGGGATCGTTATGCAGTCGAGGAGGGTGCAAGTCGCGCACACACCTATCACCACATTCATAACCTCTTGGCAATGGGGCAAGTGGACCGAAACATTACAGCGGACATTCCAAATTTTGGGGTGTTTGACAATGATGGTGAAAAAACCTATGTGGTATATAACCACAGGGAACACCCTGTCACGGTGACCTTTTCTGATGGACTTCAGTTTGAAATTCCCGCAGATACACTCATTGCACTGCGAAGTGGAGACCAGGTAAAGACCTCTCTTCCTGCT